AGGGAGCCATATGGAGAGGTCGAGGAGCGCGAAGCTCACACCAACAGCAAAGGCATCTATACTTGTTGCAATGGACAGAATGAAGAGTTCACGGTAATTGAACTCGAATTCATCCTCCTCAAGCATGAAGCTTTCGTATATCATCTTCAAACCGATTATGAGGAGCAGAAGGAACGCAATCCATGGTGCGAATGCTGATACAATGGCCTGGATTTCAAGTCCTGATAACCATCCAAGGACAGGCATACCGGCCTGGAATATGCCAAAGGATAGTGCGGATATCAGGGTATAGTTGACTCCTGATTCATGGGTGATGACTCCCCTGCTTACCGAGACACTGAATACATCCATTCCAAGTCCAATTCCAAGAAATACCATTGACAGGATGTCCATTCTATCACTGCTTTAATTCTGTGAACGAATATTTACTTTTAATGAGATTCCATATTTGAAGAAAGTTTTACATTCACTTCATGAGAATCCCATAGGTGCTAGGACAAGGCCACATATACACATCTTATGGGCATGTATCCTTATAGGATATACTGTCTTAATAACCTATTCCTCAGCTTTAGTGGAATCAGGATACTCTTTCCAGGCGCTGAAGGTTCCAGAGGAGAGAAGAATCCGGGCTTCCCCTCTCACCATACCCTGAAGGAAACTCTTCATCAATGTTTATTAGACCTTCAAACAAAGAATTAGTCTGAGGATAGATGTGTGATGAAAATGGATCCATCAGGAAGAATAAAAGAACTTGAATCAGCCCTCAGAAACTCAGGATACATACCTGACAGGGAAATACTTATAACACTATTCCTCTCACTGGAACTTAAAAAACCGGTACTTGTGGAGGGTCCTCCAGGGACAGGTAAAACACTTCTTGCCAGAAAAACGGCAGAGGCCCTTGGAAGGGACTTTTTCAGGATACAGTGCTATGAGGGGATAACCTTTGAGCAGATCGTTGGGGAGTGGAACTATCAGAAACAGCTCCTGAGCCTTGAGAAGTCACGTCTGGGTGGCTATGAGGAGGATGTTTTTGGTGAGGAGTACTTCATAAAGAGACCACTTCTCTCGGCTTTCATCAATGATAAACCCTCACTGATACTGATAGATGAGATAGACAAGGCCGATGAGGAGGTTGAGAGTTTCCTGCTCCAGGCACTGGGTGAAAAGCAGATAACGGTCAATGACCTTGGAACCTTTGACCTTAAAAATGATATAATGGTGTTTTTAACATCCAACTCCCAGAGGAACCTCCTTGATGAAACAAGGGACAGATGCCTCTACCTCTACATAGACTACCCGTCCCCTGAGAGGGAGATGGAGATAGTGAAGGCCCATGTTCCATCAGTGCCCATGGGAATACTTGAGGAGGCAGTTTACTTTATAAACAGGGTTAGAAGGCTCAGCATCATAAAGAAGCCGTCCATCAGGGCTACTGTTGACTGGGTTAAAACCCTCATGTCACTCGGAAGGGAGCATATCGATGATGAGACCCTTGAGGAAACCCTTGGTGTGATCGTGAAGAACAGATCCGATGGAGATAAGGTAAGGGACCTCTTAAAATCAGGAATAAAAGAAAAATGAATGAAATAATCCGTTTTTCAAATATACTAAGGGATAAAAACGTCCCTGTCAGTATAAGAAGCACTAAAGATGCTTTCATGGCATACAGGATGTTCCGGGGGCGTGATGAACTCAGGGAGGCCCTCTTCTCTGTTTATGTTAAGGATATGAGGCACGCCGATGCATTCATGGAAGCATATGGGGAGGTGTTCGGGACAGCAGGGAAGGATGAACCCCTGGAATCAGGTGAGGATTCCACTGAGATTATCCAGGCACCCGACGGCGATATCAATGGAAAGGAAGGGGAATCCCTAATCCTTGATGAT
The sequence above is drawn from the Methanothermobacter wolfeii genome and encodes:
- a CDS encoding manganese efflux pump MntP, with amino-acid sequence MDILSMVFLGIGLGMDVFSVSVSRGVITHESGVNYTLISALSFGIFQAGMPVLGWLSGLEIQAIVSAFAPWIAFLLLLIIGLKMIYESFMLEEDEFEFNYRELFILSIATSIDAFAVGVSFALLDLSIWLPVLIIGVLSFIMSIGGSYLGERIGHIFENRTEALGGVILIIIGLKILLENTAL
- a CDS encoding AAA family ATPase, translated to MDPSGRIKELESALRNSGYIPDREILITLFLSLELKKPVLVEGPPGTGKTLLARKTAEALGRDFFRIQCYEGITFEQIVGEWNYQKQLLSLEKSRLGGYEEDVFGEEYFIKRPLLSAFINDKPSLILIDEIDKADEEVESFLLQALGEKQITVNDLGTFDLKNDIMVFLTSNSQRNLLDETRDRCLYLYIDYPSPEREMEIVKAHVPSVPMGILEEAVYFINRVRRLSIIKKPSIRATVDWVKTLMSLGREHIDDETLEETLGVIVKNRSDGDKVRDLLKSGIKEK